A window of Rhipicephalus microplus isolate Deutch F79 chromosome X, USDA_Rmic, whole genome shotgun sequence genomic DNA:
CAAGATACTGCCCCATATGTGAAACTTCCAGTATGCAATGGTTGTACAATTCTGCCTCGTGTGCAACTGTAAATTGCTACTCACCATTGAACATTGTCTAGCGCATTGCTTGTTACTAATTCCCCTAGTAGTAATTGACTTAGTTATTTATACCCTTGCACATGTACGACGTGTTTGCGTATTTGGTCGCAGTGCAATGCTAAATTCTAAGTGAACTTCTGGGTGAACTTTGAGTCCTTAAATTTACAATTCTTGCCTTAGTTCGTagtgagggtctcgttctggcagactttgtgtcttTAGGTAATGTGTAAGAGATTATTTGTGAGGTGCCTGCTCGCAATAAAATCACGTGCTAtgcgatgccaaacaggctcataaagagtattCTGCACTCGCTGTCATGGCTACTTGCAGCGCTGACTGATGCTCCCACATATAATGCGCATGTGTGAATAgccaccatggtagctcagtgggtagagcatcggatacgttattcgaaggtcgcaagttcggtccTGCCAactgcaagttattttttcgtccatttttctttcttcacatttaccttacaaaaGCTTCTGATGACATCTccgatactttccttggcacaaTTGTCTGTTTCATCTTATTATTAATGAATATGATAGTGTAACTTACTGTCAATCCTCCATAGCAGAGTGGGTAGGTTTTCTTCAGGAGGCTGAACGCTGCGATATATCCTTGAGCTGATTTTGAATTATGGATCAATCCGGCTATCGCTACAGCACCAGCTTTTGTTGCGGCCAGCATCATCGTTACAGTGCTGTGCATCGAATCGCAGGATGATGTCCAGTCAACGAAGATTATTTCTCTTTCTGAATCGAGTTGCTGCATTCTTCTCATGGTAGCTGTTACATCTAACACTGCGCAGCAGTTCCCATCTTCTGAACGCTGCAGCTTGACTTCAAAGCCTGCATGAATGAAGCAAGGACAAACTCATAACAAATGGACAAAACAAAAGGGTGATTTTCACCTAAGGTAAAGTTACTGTGATTTATAGGTTTAGTGTTCAGTAATTCAAAGGATGTAATGGGCTCGCATTCAGCTAATACTTTGTGCCATTGGTGGGCACTGGAGTGCAAGCATCCAATTTGGGGATGATGTGTACAATGATAGCAAGCATCTGTGTGATGCATTCAGCTTGTTAGTAATCACCCACTATTCACTGGTTCCACAGATATGTTGTGTCATAAGAGGCCATATCATATTTTAATTGTAAAGGTTTAAATGTTCATCTGTTACCTCTAGTGTGACTTCCTGTAGCCTAAGCTAACAACCTTGATTATTataaaaaattatgactgctgattttttcttactgaatatcaaatctaacctacctccctaattaccgcagatgtccatcaatctctgcaaatcttccttgatgacggccattagcactatatcatcagcgtccattaatgctggtagtgcctgatcaatgagttttccttttttaatgaaagagaggttgatgccaagtccacttccctcttaTTTGGCCTCTAAgccttgtaggtacgtcatgaataacaagggtgacagaggaca
This region includes:
- the LOC142776643 gene encoding uncharacterized protein LOC142776643, producing MHYVCFEVKLQRSEDGNCCAVLDVTATMRRMQQLDSEREIIFVDWTSSCDSMHSTVTMMLAATKAGAVAIAGLIHNSKSAQGYIAAFSLLKKTYPLCYGGLTLAC